The following proteins are encoded in a genomic region of Rhinolophus ferrumequinum isolate MPI-CBG mRhiFer1 chromosome 17, mRhiFer1_v1.p, whole genome shotgun sequence:
- the GASK1A gene encoding Golgi-associated kinase 1A isoform X3 — translation MAFGLWRKLRGKRRMVVAFCLLLTLSVVAVIRFPAQHPDVVEPRRVTSTPAPHSPQALSSRRRQQARNLRFWRGWALPRNSILVCAEEQGHRERVDSSRPSPGGDSRRPGRVRRDIPLASLGDSRLSTQRPVLLREDEVKGPGAKGLGPAWHDGPIQKVQSETGILVGPLAEQWRAADGPTLQPHPVGGRDLPGAGNRALTGGGQAGDPSPATGTRRPGSVGELQGSIWCASETPALLTGLRTGGQVPPWLTEHDVQTLRLLAQGEVVGKARVPGHGQVLQVGFSTEGALQDVSPGLSRLCSQGLCGLIKRPGDLSEVLSFHVDRVLGLHRSLPAVARRFHSPLLPYRYTDGGARPVIWWAPDVQHLGDPDDDQNSLALGWLQYQALLARGCSRPGQAQCLGIHHAEWARLALFDFLLQVRSSDPSHLVYIDNAGNLQRPEDKLNFRLLEGIDGFPESVVKVLASGCLHNMLLKSLQMDLVFWESQGGRQGLKQVLQTLERRGQILLGYIRDHNMTLFRDEDT, via the exons GCGTTTGGGCTCTGGAGAAAGCTGCGTGGCAAGAGGCGGATGGTGGTGGCATTTTGCCTCTTACTGACTCTGTCTGTGGTGGCTGTCATCCGTTTCCCCGCACAGCATCCAGACGTCGTGGAGCCCCGGCGGGTAACCAGCACTCCTgcccctcacagccctcaggcTCTGAGCTCCCGCCGGAGGCAGCAGGCAAGAAACCTGCGGTTCTGGAGAGGCTGGGCCCTGCCCAGGAATTCCATCCTGGTGTGTGCTGAGGAGCAGGGCCACAGAGAAAGAGTGGACAGCAGCAGGCCGTCCCCAGGAGGGGACAGCAGGCGCCCAGGAAGGGTCAGGAGGGACATTCCTTTGGCATCTCTAGGAGATTCGAGACTCAGTACCCAGCGTCCTGTGCTCCTGAGGGAGGATGAGGTCAAGGGGCCAGGAGCCAAAGGCCTGGGCCCCGCCTGGCATGATGGTCCCATCCAGAAGGTACAGAGTGAGACGGGCATCCTGGTCGGCCCCCTCGCAGAGCAGTGGAGAGCTGCTGATGGACCAACCCTTCAGCCCCATCCAGTGGGAGGCAGGGATCTGCCAGGAGCTGGGAACAGAGCCCTGACTGGTGGGGGGCAAGCAGGGGACCCCAGCCCGGCCACAGGGACTCGTCGGCCTGGCTCTGTTGGGGAGCTGCAGGGATCCATCTGGTGTGCCTCTGAGACCCCCGCGCTGCTGACGGGCTTGAGGACCGGTGGGCAGGTGCCCCCATGGCTCACAGAGCATGATGTGCAGACCCTCCGGCTCTTGGCCCAGGGGGAGGTGGTGGGCAAAGCCAGGGTCCCTGGCCATGGGCAGGTGCTGCAGGTCGGCTTCTCCACCGAGGGTGCCCTTCAGGACGTGTCTCCTGGACTCAGCCGACTCTGCTCCCAGGGCCTCTGTGGCCTGATCAAGAGGCCTGGGGACCTGTCCGAGGTCTTGTCCTTCCACGTGGACCGGGTGCTGGGGCTGCACCGGAGCCTACCCGCTGTGGCCCGGCGCTTCCACAGCCCCCTGCTGCCCTACCGCTACACAGACGGCGGTGCGAGGCCTGTCATCTGGTGGGCACCCGACGTGCAGCACCTGGGTGACCCAGATGATGACCAGAACTCTCTGGCCTTGGGCTGGCTGCAGTACCAGGCCCTGCTGGCGCGAGGCTGTAGCCGACCGGGCCAGGCCCAGTGCCTGGGCATCCACCACGCTGAGTGGGCACGCCTGGCACTCTTCGACTTCCTGCTGCAG GTCCGGAGCAGTGATCCCTCTCACCTGGTCTACATCGATAACGCCGGCAACCTTCAGCGCCCTGAGGACAAGCTGAACTTTCGGCTGCTGGAGGGCATAGATGG GTTTCCTGAATCTGTCGTGAAGGTTCTCGCATCAGGGTGTCTACACAATATGCTGCTCAAGTCGCTGCAGATGGACCTGGTGTTCTGGGAAAGCCAAGGCGGGCGACAGGGGCTGAAGCAGGTCCTCCAGACCCTGGAGCGGCGAGGACAGATCCTGCTGGGATACATCCGGGATCACAACATGACACTCTTCAGGGATGAGGACACGTGA
- the POMGNT2 gene encoding protein O-linked-mannose beta-1,4-N-acetylglucosaminyltransferase 2, producing MHLSAVFNALLVSVLAAVLWKHVRLREHAATLEEELALSRQTPEATHAHRIDYPKALQILMEGGTHMVCTGRTHTDRICRFKWLCYSNEAEEFIFFHGNTSVMLPNLGSRRFQPALLDLSTVDDHNTQYFNFVELPAAALRFMPKPVFVPDVALIANRFNPDNLMHVFHDDLLPVFYTLRQFPGLAREARLFFMEGWGEGAHFDLYKLLSPKQPLLRAQLKTLGRLLCFSQAFVGLSKITTWYQYGFVQPQGPKANILVSGNEIRQFARFMMEKLNVSRAGAPLGEEYILVFSRTENRLILNEAELLLALAQEFQMKTVTVSLEDHAFADVVRLASNASMLVSMHGAQLVTALFLPRGATVVELFPYAVNPDHYTPYKTLATLPGMDLHYVAWRNMVPENTVTHPERPWDQGGITHLDRAEQARILQSREVPRHLCCRNPEWLFRIYQDTKVDIPSLIQTIRRVVRGRPGPRRQKWTVGLYPGKVREARCQASVQGASEARLTVSWQIPWNLKYLKVREVKYEVWLQEQGENTYVPYILALQNHTFTENIKPFTTYLVWVRCIFNKSLLGPFADVLVCNT from the coding sequence ATGCACCTCTCAGCGGTGTTCAATGCCCTGCTGGTGTCGGTGCTGGCAGCAGTCCTATGGAAACACGTGCGCCTGCGCGAGCATGCGGCCACACTGGAGGAGGAGCTGGCCCTCAGCAGACAGACCCCAGAGGCGACCCACGCGCACAGGATCGACTACCCAAAGGCACTGCAGATCCTGATGGAGGGCGGCACGCACATGGTGTGCACCGGCCGCACGCACACCGACCGCATCTGCCGCTTCAAGTGGCTCTGCTACTCCAACGAGGCCGAGGAGTTCATCTTCTTCCACGGCAACACGTCTGTCATGCTGCCCAACCTGGGCTCCCGGCGCTTCCAGCCAGCCCTGCTCGACCTGTCCACCGTGGACGACCACAACACACAGTACTTCAACTTCGTGGAGCTGCCGGCCGCCGCCCTGCGCTTCATGCCCAAGCCCGTGTTCGTGCCTGATGTGGCCCTCATCGCCAACCGCTTCAACCCCGACAACCTCATGCACGTGTTCCATGATGACCTGCTGCCTGTGTTCTACACCCTGCGGCAGTTTCCCGGCCTGGCCCGCGAGGCCCGGCTCTTCTTCATGGAGGGCTGGGGCGAGGGCGCACACTTCGACCTCTACAAGCTGCTCAGCCCCAAGCAGCCGCTCCTGCGGGCACAGCTAAAGACCCTGGGCCGCCTGCTGTGCTTCTCCCAGGCTTTCGTGGGCCTCTCCAAGATCACCACCTGGTACCAGTATGGCTTCGTCCAGCCCCAGGGCCCAAAGGCCAACATCCTCGTTTCCGGCAATGAGATCCGGCAGTTTGCACGGTTCATGATGGAAAAGCTGAATGTGAGCCGCGCAGGCGCCCCGCTAGGCGAGGAGTACATTCTGGTCTTCAGCCGCACGGAGAACAGACTCATCCTGAACGAGGCCGAGCTGCTGCTGGCACTGGCCCAGGAGTTCCAGATGAAGACGGTGACGGTGTCCCTGGAGGACCACGCCTTTGCCGACGTGGTGCGCCTGGCCAGCAACGCCTCCATGCTGGTCAGCATGCACGGGGCCCAGCTGGTCACTGCCCTTTTCCTGCCCCGGGGGGCCACTGTGGTGGAGCTCTTCCCCTACGCTGTCAATCCTGACCACTACACTCCCTATAAGACGCTGGCCACGCTGCCTGGCATGGACCTCCACTACGTGGCCTGGCGGAACATGGTGCCCGAGAACACGGTCACGCACCCTGAGCGGCCCTGGGACCAGGGGGGCATCACCCACCTGGACCGGGCCGAGCAGGCCCGTATCCTGCAAAGCCGTGAGGTTCCACGGCATCTCTGTTGCCGGAACCCCGAGTGGCTCTTTCGCATCTACCAGGACACCAAAGTGGACATCCCGTCCCTCATCCAAACCATACGGCGCGTGGTGAGGGGCCGGCCAGGTCCGCGGAGGCAGAAGTGGACAGTCGGCCTCTACCCAGGCAAAGTGCGGGAGGCGCGGTGCCAGGCGTCGGTGCAGGGCGCCTCCGAGGCCCGCCTCACCGTCTCCTGGCAGATCCCATGGAACCTCAAGTACCTGAAGGTGAGGGAGGTGAAGTACGAGGTGTGGCTCCAGGAGCAGGGGGAGAACACCTACGTGCCTTACATCCTGGCCCTGCAGAACCACACCTTCACCGAGAATATCAAGCCCTTCACTACCTACCTGGTGTGGGTCCGCTGCATCTTTAACAAGAGCCTCCTGGGACCCTTTGCAGACGTGCTTGTGTGCAACACGTAG
- the GASK1A gene encoding Golgi-associated kinase 1A isoform X1, with amino-acid sequence MAFGLWRKLRGKRRMVVAFCLLLTLSVVAVIRFPAQHPDVVEPRRVTSTPAPHSPQALSSRRRQQARNLRFWRGWALPRNSILVCAEEQGHRERVDSSRPSPGGDSRRPGRVRRDIPLASLGDSRLSTQRPVLLREDEVKGPGAKGLGPAWHDGPIQKVQSETGILVGPLAEQWRAADGPTLQPHPVGGRDLPGAGNRALTGGGQAGDPSPATGTRRPGSVGELQGSIWCASETPALLTGLRTGGQVPPWLTEHDVQTLRLLAQGEVVGKARVPGHGQVLQVGFSTEGALQDVSPGLSRLCSQGLCGLIKRPGDLSEVLSFHVDRVLGLHRSLPAVARRFHSPLLPYRYTDGGARPVIWWAPDVQHLGDPDDDQNSLALGWLQYQALLARGCSRPGQAQCLGIHHAEWARLALFDFLLQVHDRLDRYCCGFEPGPSEPCVQEGLREKCGNPSELRLVHILVRSSDPSHLVYIDNAGNLQRPEDKLNFRLLEGIDGFPESVVKVLASGCLHNMLLKSLQMDLVFWESQGGRQGLKQVLQTLERRGQILLGYIRDHNMTLFRDEDT; translated from the exons GCGTTTGGGCTCTGGAGAAAGCTGCGTGGCAAGAGGCGGATGGTGGTGGCATTTTGCCTCTTACTGACTCTGTCTGTGGTGGCTGTCATCCGTTTCCCCGCACAGCATCCAGACGTCGTGGAGCCCCGGCGGGTAACCAGCACTCCTgcccctcacagccctcaggcTCTGAGCTCCCGCCGGAGGCAGCAGGCAAGAAACCTGCGGTTCTGGAGAGGCTGGGCCCTGCCCAGGAATTCCATCCTGGTGTGTGCTGAGGAGCAGGGCCACAGAGAAAGAGTGGACAGCAGCAGGCCGTCCCCAGGAGGGGACAGCAGGCGCCCAGGAAGGGTCAGGAGGGACATTCCTTTGGCATCTCTAGGAGATTCGAGACTCAGTACCCAGCGTCCTGTGCTCCTGAGGGAGGATGAGGTCAAGGGGCCAGGAGCCAAAGGCCTGGGCCCCGCCTGGCATGATGGTCCCATCCAGAAGGTACAGAGTGAGACGGGCATCCTGGTCGGCCCCCTCGCAGAGCAGTGGAGAGCTGCTGATGGACCAACCCTTCAGCCCCATCCAGTGGGAGGCAGGGATCTGCCAGGAGCTGGGAACAGAGCCCTGACTGGTGGGGGGCAAGCAGGGGACCCCAGCCCGGCCACAGGGACTCGTCGGCCTGGCTCTGTTGGGGAGCTGCAGGGATCCATCTGGTGTGCCTCTGAGACCCCCGCGCTGCTGACGGGCTTGAGGACCGGTGGGCAGGTGCCCCCATGGCTCACAGAGCATGATGTGCAGACCCTCCGGCTCTTGGCCCAGGGGGAGGTGGTGGGCAAAGCCAGGGTCCCTGGCCATGGGCAGGTGCTGCAGGTCGGCTTCTCCACCGAGGGTGCCCTTCAGGACGTGTCTCCTGGACTCAGCCGACTCTGCTCCCAGGGCCTCTGTGGCCTGATCAAGAGGCCTGGGGACCTGTCCGAGGTCTTGTCCTTCCACGTGGACCGGGTGCTGGGGCTGCACCGGAGCCTACCCGCTGTGGCCCGGCGCTTCCACAGCCCCCTGCTGCCCTACCGCTACACAGACGGCGGTGCGAGGCCTGTCATCTGGTGGGCACCCGACGTGCAGCACCTGGGTGACCCAGATGATGACCAGAACTCTCTGGCCTTGGGCTGGCTGCAGTACCAGGCCCTGCTGGCGCGAGGCTGTAGCCGACCGGGCCAGGCCCAGTGCCTGGGCATCCACCACGCTGAGTGGGCACGCCTGGCACTCTTCGACTTCCTGCTGCAG GTCCATGACCGCCTGGATCGCTACTGCTGTGGCTTCGAGCCGGGGCCCTCGGAGCCCTGTGTGCAAGAGGGGCTCCGGGAGAAATGCGGGAACCCCAGCGAGCTGCGGTTGGTCCACATCCTG GTCCGGAGCAGTGATCCCTCTCACCTGGTCTACATCGATAACGCCGGCAACCTTCAGCGCCCTGAGGACAAGCTGAACTTTCGGCTGCTGGAGGGCATAGATGG GTTTCCTGAATCTGTCGTGAAGGTTCTCGCATCAGGGTGTCTACACAATATGCTGCTCAAGTCGCTGCAGATGGACCTGGTGTTCTGGGAAAGCCAAGGCGGGCGACAGGGGCTGAAGCAGGTCCTCCAGACCCTGGAGCGGCGAGGACAGATCCTGCTGGGATACATCCGGGATCACAACATGACACTCTTCAGGGATGAGGACACGTGA
- the GASK1A gene encoding Golgi-associated kinase 1A isoform X2, which yields MVVAFCLLLTLSVVAVIRFPAQHPDVVEPRRVTSTPAPHSPQALSSRRRQQARNLRFWRGWALPRNSILVCAEEQGHRERVDSSRPSPGGDSRRPGRVRRDIPLASLGDSRLSTQRPVLLREDEVKGPGAKGLGPAWHDGPIQKVQSETGILVGPLAEQWRAADGPTLQPHPVGGRDLPGAGNRALTGGGQAGDPSPATGTRRPGSVGELQGSIWCASETPALLTGLRTGGQVPPWLTEHDVQTLRLLAQGEVVGKARVPGHGQVLQVGFSTEGALQDVSPGLSRLCSQGLCGLIKRPGDLSEVLSFHVDRVLGLHRSLPAVARRFHSPLLPYRYTDGGARPVIWWAPDVQHLGDPDDDQNSLALGWLQYQALLARGCSRPGQAQCLGIHHAEWARLALFDFLLQVHDRLDRYCCGFEPGPSEPCVQEGLREKCGNPSELRLVHILVRSSDPSHLVYIDNAGNLQRPEDKLNFRLLEGIDGFPESVVKVLASGCLHNMLLKSLQMDLVFWESQGGRQGLKQVLQTLERRGQILLGYIRDHNMTLFRDEDT from the exons ATGGTGGTGGCATTTTGCCTCTTACTGACTCTGTCTGTGGTGGCTGTCATCCGTTTCCCCGCACAGCATCCAGACGTCGTGGAGCCCCGGCGGGTAACCAGCACTCCTgcccctcacagccctcaggcTCTGAGCTCCCGCCGGAGGCAGCAGGCAAGAAACCTGCGGTTCTGGAGAGGCTGGGCCCTGCCCAGGAATTCCATCCTGGTGTGTGCTGAGGAGCAGGGCCACAGAGAAAGAGTGGACAGCAGCAGGCCGTCCCCAGGAGGGGACAGCAGGCGCCCAGGAAGGGTCAGGAGGGACATTCCTTTGGCATCTCTAGGAGATTCGAGACTCAGTACCCAGCGTCCTGTGCTCCTGAGGGAGGATGAGGTCAAGGGGCCAGGAGCCAAAGGCCTGGGCCCCGCCTGGCATGATGGTCCCATCCAGAAGGTACAGAGTGAGACGGGCATCCTGGTCGGCCCCCTCGCAGAGCAGTGGAGAGCTGCTGATGGACCAACCCTTCAGCCCCATCCAGTGGGAGGCAGGGATCTGCCAGGAGCTGGGAACAGAGCCCTGACTGGTGGGGGGCAAGCAGGGGACCCCAGCCCGGCCACAGGGACTCGTCGGCCTGGCTCTGTTGGGGAGCTGCAGGGATCCATCTGGTGTGCCTCTGAGACCCCCGCGCTGCTGACGGGCTTGAGGACCGGTGGGCAGGTGCCCCCATGGCTCACAGAGCATGATGTGCAGACCCTCCGGCTCTTGGCCCAGGGGGAGGTGGTGGGCAAAGCCAGGGTCCCTGGCCATGGGCAGGTGCTGCAGGTCGGCTTCTCCACCGAGGGTGCCCTTCAGGACGTGTCTCCTGGACTCAGCCGACTCTGCTCCCAGGGCCTCTGTGGCCTGATCAAGAGGCCTGGGGACCTGTCCGAGGTCTTGTCCTTCCACGTGGACCGGGTGCTGGGGCTGCACCGGAGCCTACCCGCTGTGGCCCGGCGCTTCCACAGCCCCCTGCTGCCCTACCGCTACACAGACGGCGGTGCGAGGCCTGTCATCTGGTGGGCACCCGACGTGCAGCACCTGGGTGACCCAGATGATGACCAGAACTCTCTGGCCTTGGGCTGGCTGCAGTACCAGGCCCTGCTGGCGCGAGGCTGTAGCCGACCGGGCCAGGCCCAGTGCCTGGGCATCCACCACGCTGAGTGGGCACGCCTGGCACTCTTCGACTTCCTGCTGCAG GTCCATGACCGCCTGGATCGCTACTGCTGTGGCTTCGAGCCGGGGCCCTCGGAGCCCTGTGTGCAAGAGGGGCTCCGGGAGAAATGCGGGAACCCCAGCGAGCTGCGGTTGGTCCACATCCTG GTCCGGAGCAGTGATCCCTCTCACCTGGTCTACATCGATAACGCCGGCAACCTTCAGCGCCCTGAGGACAAGCTGAACTTTCGGCTGCTGGAGGGCATAGATGG GTTTCCTGAATCTGTCGTGAAGGTTCTCGCATCAGGGTGTCTACACAATATGCTGCTCAAGTCGCTGCAGATGGACCTGGTGTTCTGGGAAAGCCAAGGCGGGCGACAGGGGCTGAAGCAGGTCCTCCAGACCCTGGAGCGGCGAGGACAGATCCTGCTGGGATACATCCGGGATCACAACATGACACTCTTCAGGGATGAGGACACGTGA